From Capsicum annuum cultivar UCD-10X-F1 unplaced genomic scaffold, UCD10Xv1.1 ctg53286, whole genome shotgun sequence:
AAgttaatgtttatgttttttttccttACTGTAgtgcatcaaaattcaacttgtGGTACTGCTAAAAATGTTGGAACTGCTGCAAAACCTAATGGCATAATGCATGAACCTGTACGTGCTGATAAACCCAATGCATTCAGTAACAACAGCTCATCTGTTCTCTCTTGCATACAAACAGTAGTTGATATTCCTTCTCAAAGTAGAAAAATTGATGTTCCTCCTAATATGTTTTTGGGATAGCCCTCTAACATagggttgagaaaaataataGAAGGGAGGATTATTAAGAAAGAACCTGTCTACGGTGGGAATTCTCTATTTGCCTTTGGTCCTCTCGGCAATTACTTGGAGTCACGTTCGGCAATGGGTGATGCATTTGTTTCGTCATTTAGTAGTGTGGAGTCTAACACACAACCTCTTAATGAACCTCTTCTGGATGCTGACACTACTtcatttggatttcttggggaga
This genomic window contains:
- the LOC124893047 gene encoding uncharacterized protein LOC124893047; translation: HQNSTCGTAKNVGTAAKPNGIMHEPVRADKPNAFSNNSSSVLSCIQTVVDIPSQRLRKIIEGRIIKKEPVYGGNSLFAFGPLGNYLESRSAMGDAFVSSFSSVESNTQPLNEPLLDADTTSFGFLGEMPQNFGFSDLTADFTNSS